From Sediminibacterium sp. TEGAF015, a single genomic window includes:
- a CDS encoding SusD/RagB family nutrient-binding outer membrane lipoprotein encodes MKSMNIKKAVLSLGVCATLVVGCSKGINEFGDINRNPNATTVPITSALLTNVLAGIGGNVWGNAINTTAGLYAQYMSETQYTDISRYATPTQNWDGFYAGAMYDLQNIINTNSDPGTATAAAEFGANANQIAIARILKAYYFSVLTDAYGDIPYSQALKGNGTIPYDKQETIYPALIAELKAANAQFTTGAAVQGDIMYAGNTTKWKKFANSLIAILSLRMSKANPTLGKAEFAAAVAAGVIDANADNATISYPGGNYNNPVYQYYVITQRFDYAVSSTVTDKLTALGDPRINQYGNNTKGFPYGLTRADALAWQTSNPSFAFLLGYTGTPQTMPLSLVSAGQVFLARAEAAKLGWTSESASAMYNSGVTAEMNRWGITNATAISNYLAQPSVALDGSTADNAKIGDQRWLAHYPDGLQGWSEWRRTGFPVLTPAPGAGKAIPRRIPYGPNEPLYNPTNYAAAAALFNSNSQDAKVWWDK; translated from the coding sequence ATGAAAAGTATGAATATAAAAAAAGCAGTGCTGTCGTTAGGGGTTTGTGCCACTTTAGTGGTGGGTTGTAGCAAGGGGATTAATGAATTCGGTGATATCAACCGTAACCCGAACGCCACAACCGTTCCTATCACATCAGCATTATTAACAAACGTATTGGCCGGAATTGGCGGTAACGTTTGGGGCAATGCCATCAATACTACTGCCGGTTTGTATGCGCAGTATATGTCTGAAACTCAGTACACGGATATCTCTCGTTATGCTACGCCAACCCAAAACTGGGATGGTTTCTACGCAGGTGCCATGTACGATTTACAGAATATCATCAATACCAATAGCGATCCTGGAACTGCAACTGCGGCTGCAGAATTCGGAGCCAATGCCAATCAAATTGCCATTGCCCGTATTTTAAAGGCTTACTATTTCTCTGTGTTAACAGATGCTTATGGTGATATTCCTTATTCTCAAGCTTTAAAAGGGAATGGTACTATTCCTTATGATAAGCAAGAGACTATTTACCCAGCATTGATTGCTGAATTGAAAGCAGCGAACGCTCAGTTTACTACTGGTGCTGCTGTTCAAGGTGATATCATGTATGCTGGTAATACTACCAAGTGGAAGAAGTTTGCGAATTCATTGATTGCTATTCTTTCTTTGCGTATGTCAAAAGCCAACCCAACATTGGGTAAAGCAGAATTTGCTGCAGCGGTTGCAGCTGGTGTTATTGATGCCAATGCAGACAATGCAACCATTTCTTATCCTGGTGGTAACTACAATAATCCTGTTTATCAGTATTATGTTATTACACAGCGTTTTGACTATGCAGTAAGCTCAACTGTAACAGATAAGTTAACTGCATTGGGCGATCCTCGTATTAACCAATACGGTAACAATACCAAAGGTTTCCCTTATGGATTAACCAGAGCGGATGCATTAGCTTGGCAAACAAGCAACCCAAGTTTTGCATTCTTATTAGGATATACTGGAACACCTCAAACCATGCCATTGAGCTTGGTTTCTGCAGGACAAGTTTTCTTGGCAAGAGCAGAAGCTGCTAAATTGGGCTGGACTTCTGAAAGTGCTTCTGCTATGTACAATAGCGGTGTAACTGCAGAAATGAACAGATGGGGAATCACTAACGCAACTGCTATCAGCAACTACCTTGCTCAGCCTTCTGTAGCATTGGATGGTTCTACTGCAGATAATGCTAAGATTGGTGATCAGCGTTGGTTAGCGCATTACCCAGATGGTTTACAAGGATGGTCTGAGTGGAGAAGAACAGGTTTCCCTGTGTTAACTCCTGCTCCAGGCGCTGGTAAAGCTATTCCAAGAAGAATTCCTTACGGACCAAACGAACCTTTATATAACCCAACCAACTATGCAGCTGCTGCAGCGTTGTTTAACAGCAACTCTCAGGACGCGAAAGTATGGTGGGATAAATAA
- a CDS encoding DUF3467 domain-containing protein: MEQQPNNQLNIEITEDVAEGAYANLAIITHSNAEFVIDFVNVMPGTPKSKVKSRIIFTPMHAKRFMKALEENIHRFEAANGPIQDLEQIEIPMNFGGPTAQA, translated from the coding sequence ATGGAACAGCAACCGAATAACCAGTTAAACATAGAAATAACAGAAGACGTAGCAGAAGGTGCATATGCCAACCTAGCCATCATTACCCATAGCAATGCAGAATTTGTAATTGACTTTGTGAATGTAATGCCGGGTACACCCAAGAGCAAAGTTAAGTCGCGTATTATTTTTACGCCTATGCATGCCAAGCGGTTTATGAAGGCTCTTGAAGAAAACATCCATCGCTTTGAAGCTGCCAATGGCCCTATTCAGGATCTGGAGCAGATTGAAATTCCCATGAACTTTGGTGGGCCTACTGCGCAGGCTTAA
- a CDS encoding TonB-dependent receptor plug domain-containing protein: protein MTKQFWVSISIGFLTGFFTQSLSAQNIAAPQKDTLLGENAITVFTATKTERKLTNVAVPVQIISQKTIQQAGSLRLSDILAEQTGLFMTNGFGTGVSMQGLNPDYTLILIDGEPLIGRLSGVLDLKRIAVGNIKQIEIVRGPSSSLYGSEAMAGVINIITDKSKINTLGLTARYGTYNTADVGLKGSVRSNRINYQGFGNFYRTDGFSIRPNSRERSIAPIERITQQHQLGYRISDRTQVSVSFRLNNETIQNNITVTNNGNSINSVGYEKNNDLNATVQLSHKFNEKVKNTTRAYGTYFKGIQDLVTDNGAPYIDEFRQSFGRIENQTDIQFNDRLEMNLGGGYIHETARSTRYDNSSNVKTNRIGYAYMQTEWKANNQLTLIGGARYDHNELFAAAFSPKLALQYKLNSKFSVKTSVGRGFKAPDFRQLYLNFTNTAAGSYSVFGSVEAQKIINELNRLGLISSLEPAYYGLSTLKPEFSTGFNLSLHFQDEKWSVNANLFRNNIENLIDSRLVAYRIGGAQIFSYLNVKNAFTQGIETDVQYKASKHIYLTAGYQFLLTGDQAEIDAINAGKVFTRDQNGFSRRMSRSEYVGLPNRSKHMANFKISYNKNTFFANTRVMYRSRWTTTDTDGNGLFNSNDAFAKGYLQINASAGYNFNKGLSVQAGTDNVLNYTDVINLPNLPGRTFYITMSYQFFNKNPK from the coding sequence ATGACGAAGCAGTTTTGGGTTTCTATTAGTATTGGATTTTTAACAGGATTTTTTACACAATCCCTTTCTGCACAAAATATTGCTGCTCCACAAAAAGATACTTTATTGGGGGAGAATGCCATTACTGTTTTTACCGCTACCAAAACAGAAAGAAAGCTAACCAACGTTGCTGTTCCTGTTCAAATCATTTCTCAAAAAACCATTCAACAAGCTGGCTCTCTTCGTTTATCAGATATTCTTGCAGAACAAACTGGATTATTCATGACGAATGGATTCGGTACCGGTGTAAGCATGCAGGGATTGAATCCGGATTATACCTTGATTCTGATAGATGGAGAGCCCCTGATAGGCAGACTGAGTGGTGTGCTCGATTTAAAAAGAATTGCAGTAGGCAATATTAAACAGATTGAAATTGTGAGAGGGCCTTCTTCTAGTTTGTATGGCAGCGAAGCCATGGCTGGTGTTATCAATATTATTACAGACAAATCCAAAATCAATACGCTGGGATTGACTGCCAGATATGGCACTTACAATACCGCTGATGTTGGTTTAAAAGGAAGTGTAAGAAGCAATCGCATCAATTACCAGGGATTTGGAAACTTTTACAGAACGGATGGATTCAGTATTCGCCCGAACAGTAGAGAAAGAAGTATTGCTCCCATTGAAAGAATTACCCAGCAACATCAGTTGGGTTATCGAATCAGTGACCGCACGCAAGTGAGTGTTTCTTTCAGATTGAATAATGAAACCATTCAAAACAATATTACTGTTACCAACAATGGTAATTCCATTAACTCTGTTGGCTACGAAAAAAACAATGACCTGAATGCAACTGTTCAACTGTCCCATAAGTTCAATGAAAAAGTAAAAAATACCACACGTGCTTATGGTACTTATTTTAAAGGTATTCAGGACCTGGTTACCGACAATGGTGCACCTTATATTGATGAATTCAGACAAAGTTTCGGCAGAATTGAAAACCAGACCGACATTCAATTTAATGACCGTTTGGAAATGAATTTGGGTGGCGGATATATACATGAAACTGCTAGAAGTACTCGCTACGATAATAGCAGCAATGTTAAAACCAATCGAATAGGATATGCCTATATGCAAACAGAATGGAAAGCCAACAACCAATTAACGCTGATTGGAGGTGCCCGTTACGACCACAATGAATTGTTTGCTGCAGCATTTAGTCCGAAGCTTGCCTTACAATACAAACTCAATTCAAAGTTTTCGGTTAAAACCAGTGTAGGCAGGGGTTTTAAAGCACCCGACTTCAGACAATTGTATTTGAACTTTACCAATACTGCTGCCGGTAGCTATAGTGTTTTCGGCTCCGTTGAAGCACAGAAAATAATTAATGAGCTCAACAGACTAGGACTGATCAGTAGCCTTGAACCTGCTTATTATGGCTTAAGCACTTTAAAGCCTGAATTTTCTACTGGATTTAATTTGAGTTTACATTTTCAGGATGAAAAATGGTCTGTGAATGCAAACCTTTTCAGAAACAATATTGAAAACTTAATTGATAGCAGACTGGTTGCCTACAGAATCGGAGGTGCACAAATTTTCAGTTACCTGAATGTAAAGAATGCTTTTACACAAGGAATAGAAACGGATGTTCAATACAAAGCCAGCAAGCATATTTATTTAACAGCAGGGTATCAGTTCTTACTTACAGGAGACCAGGCAGAGATTGATGCCATTAATGCCGGAAAAGTTTTTACCAGAGACCAGAATGGTTTCAGCAGAAGAATGAGCAGAAGTGAATATGTGGGATTACCCAACAGAAGCAAGCATATGGCCAACTTCAAAATAAGCTATAATAAGAATACCTTCTTTGCCAATACCCGCGTGATGTACAGAAGCAGATGGACTACTACAGATACAGACGGAAATGGTTTATTTAATTCCAATGATGCATTTGCAAAAGGCTATTTACAAATCAATGCATCTGCCGGATACAATTTTAACAAAGGGCTTAGCGTACAGGCAGGCACAGATAATGTACTCAACTATACCGACGTAATTAATCTTCCCAATTTACCCGGTAGAACTTTTTATATCACAATGTCTTATCAATTTTTTAATAAAAACCCTAAATAA
- a CDS encoding 7-carboxy-7-deazaguanine synthase QueE codes for MQLPVGSKLPVMEAFYTLQGEGAHQGRAAYFIRLGGCDVGCVWCDVKESWDASKHPVIAVEEIVAKASAYPGRLAVITGGEPLLHNLDLLTEALHKQGFETNMETSGSSPLSGHWDWICLSPKKFKAPLTEVIEKANELKVVIFNKHDFKWAETYAAQVPSNCLLYLQPEWDKASEMTPLILEYIKENPQWRLSLQVHKYLNIP; via the coding sequence ATGCAATTACCCGTTGGATCAAAACTGCCGGTTATGGAAGCCTTCTACACTTTGCAGGGAGAGGGTGCACATCAGGGTCGCGCTGCCTATTTTATTCGGTTGGGCGGATGCGATGTAGGCTGTGTTTGGTGCGACGTAAAAGAAAGCTGGGATGCTAGTAAACATCCAGTGATTGCTGTTGAGGAAATTGTGGCTAAAGCCAGTGCGTATCCTGGAAGACTTGCTGTGATAACTGGTGGTGAGCCATTGTTACACAACCTAGATCTGTTAACAGAAGCCCTGCATAAACAAGGCTTCGAAACCAATATGGAAACATCTGGTTCCTCCCCATTAAGTGGACATTGGGATTGGATTTGTTTATCTCCGAAAAAATTCAAAGCGCCCCTTACTGAAGTCATTGAAAAAGCCAATGAATTGAAAGTGGTTATTTTTAATAAACATGATTTCAAGTGGGCCGAAACCTACGCTGCACAAGTGCCTTCAAATTGTTTGTTGTACCTGCAACCTGAATGGGATAAAGCTAGTGAAATGACGCCTTTGATTTTGGAGTATATCAAAGAAAATCCGCAATGGCGTTTAAGTTTGCAGGTGCACAAGTATTTGAACATTCCATAG
- a CDS encoding HmuY family protein: protein MSKMKKMILVLGMAIVFVACSKENNGGTTNVVSTVTVKDLPADTIIGITPGAPPTGGFPYGAGRFTFFSLESNKIVPASDSASNKWDLAFKGTTIATNSGNSGPGGAGAFVFVGLFDDLKTIPADSSFRIDNAPTAFAIPTGSNRAWYAYDGINQLVNPIPGRVLVIRTASGKYAKVEILNYYKGGVTPATTAPDAVKLSTQRYYTFRYTFQPNGTKTF from the coding sequence ATGAGCAAGATGAAAAAGATGATTTTAGTGTTAGGCATGGCAATTGTATTTGTAGCGTGTTCTAAAGAGAACAATGGAGGAACAACTAATGTAGTTTCTACTGTAACTGTTAAAGATTTACCTGCTGATACCATTATCGGTATTACACCCGGTGCTCCTCCAACAGGTGGATTTCCTTATGGGGCAGGTCGCTTTACTTTCTTTAGTTTGGAATCAAACAAAATTGTTCCTGCTTCTGATAGTGCCAGCAACAAATGGGATTTAGCTTTCAAAGGAACTACCATTGCTACCAACAGCGGAAACAGTGGTCCTGGTGGAGCAGGTGCGTTTGTTTTCGTGGGTCTATTTGATGACTTAAAAACCATCCCTGCAGATTCTTCCTTCAGAATTGACAATGCTCCTACCGCTTTTGCTATTCCAACCGGAAGTAACAGAGCTTGGTACGCTTATGATGGAATCAATCAGTTGGTAAACCCAATCCCTGGAAGAGTATTGGTAATCAGAACGGCTAGCGGTAAATATGCCAAAGTTGAAATTCTGAATTACTACAAAGGAGGTGTTACGCCTGCCACTACTGCTCCTGATGCGGTTAAACTAAGCACTCAACGTTATTATACTTTCCGTTATACTTTCCAGCCTAACGGTACCAAAACTTTCTAA
- a CDS encoding SusC/RagA family TonB-linked outer membrane protein produces MRKSLTLLAASLLFSIATFAQTVLVQGQVADDRGPVPNATVQEKGTKNITRADELGKFSFKVKQGAIVVVTAVGHTPFEFAATTGFQNVKIATVAGELEEVFVTSAFGVKKSQRTTPFSSQVINSEALNVIRQPNLNNALAGKVAGVQFRGQSSAKLNDQGFLRIRGGGSLSDQGAIYVVDGTITNSFDINPDDVEDLTVLKGANATALFGSRAGNGAIVVTTKKGRKGKGIGVEVNQSTTFDKASFMPRYQNDYGGGDGGWLTFTYNPTMPAEWQALNGKRYRDFTDDASWGPKIDGSEYIPWYAFIPGHSRSGKTASFTAQPNNARDFWNTGVTANTNVSFSQNNGAGQSLRVSYTNQNIKGMLPNSKSLRHNLNANFSMDLGSIFTIGANLTYTNQIISGDFSDGYANNSSGNFSQWFHRDLDINILKELSSIRTPIGTIPSWNFRRNPGSWSAAAPQNSVWAGNYWYNPFTYFENIDLKQRRDRLYGDVNLTVKFSKNLKFKGSIRKDQFNGNVENIIPNILQSSGGQTGVLASYGTSNTINNEWNFEGILSYNNTFGDFVVAANVGANRLNIRNRAVSMSTNNGLNVPGLYAISNSKTTPTISNTRADQQANSLFAFGDVEYRKFLSLTWAVRNDWFSTLPSSNNSLLSPSVGGAFVFSEFTKNALPWLNFGKVFGSWGKKPKALNPYALNLNYSVNPLLWGSNFLMSTPDGSPDASLRGALTTTWEAGLDLRFAKNKVRMNLTYYNENNKNEPLAVSVSGVSGFTSQTINAAWVSRSGLELELGVDIMKKKNFNWTVNTTAAYLLDNKVKALAPGLTSYTLAGGSFGTRFARAFHFVGQQWGMLRGGGIKRNADGQPLITTNGFSGGLGWYQADATKDWGSVVPKLTGGLQNFFSYKNFNVGLTFDYQFGGRFFSLSEQWGTFSGLLDKTGGLNDKGNPIRDAVSAGGGVHVTGVDARDGRTPVDIYVDAYDYFHQFYFQQIAEPFVHKLSYAKLREFSLGYSIPTQKLGKFGKSIQGASVALTARNLFFIFRDSKNFDPSEISGVQGEDGQMPGARTIGVNVKVSF; encoded by the coding sequence ATGAGAAAAAGTCTGACACTGTTGGCGGCTTCGTTGCTATTTAGCATAGCAACTTTCGCTCAAACAGTTCTTGTGCAGGGGCAGGTGGCCGATGATCGCGGTCCAGTGCCTAACGCAACCGTGCAGGAAAAAGGCACAAAAAACATCACTCGTGCCGATGAGCTGGGTAAATTCAGCTTTAAAGTGAAGCAGGGTGCAATTGTTGTGGTAACCGCAGTAGGGCACACGCCTTTTGAATTTGCAGCTACTACCGGATTCCAAAATGTTAAAATAGCTACTGTAGCCGGAGAGCTGGAAGAGGTATTTGTAACAAGCGCTTTCGGCGTTAAAAAGTCACAGAGAACAACTCCTTTTAGTTCTCAAGTAATTAACTCAGAGGCTTTGAACGTGATTCGTCAGCCAAACCTGAACAATGCATTGGCAGGTAAGGTAGCGGGTGTTCAGTTTAGAGGTCAGTCTTCCGCTAAGTTGAACGATCAGGGTTTCCTTCGTATCAGAGGTGGTGGATCATTGTCTGATCAGGGCGCTATCTACGTTGTAGACGGTACCATCACTAACTCTTTCGATATCAACCCAGATGACGTAGAAGATCTTACTGTACTAAAAGGTGCGAACGCTACTGCTTTGTTTGGTAGCCGTGCTGGTAACGGTGCTATTGTTGTAACTACTAAGAAAGGTAGAAAAGGCAAGGGTATTGGTGTAGAAGTAAATCAGTCTACTACATTTGATAAGGCTTCTTTCATGCCAAGATACCAGAATGATTATGGTGGAGGTGATGGTGGTTGGTTAACTTTTACCTACAACCCAACTATGCCTGCAGAATGGCAAGCGTTGAATGGTAAGCGTTACCGTGACTTTACTGATGATGCTTCTTGGGGTCCTAAAATTGATGGATCTGAGTATATTCCTTGGTATGCTTTCATCCCAGGTCATTCAAGATCTGGTAAGACTGCCAGCTTTACAGCGCAGCCTAACAACGCCAGAGATTTCTGGAATACCGGTGTTACAGCCAATACCAATGTAAGCTTCTCTCAAAATAATGGAGCAGGTCAAAGCTTAAGAGTGTCTTATACCAATCAGAATATTAAAGGTATGTTGCCTAATTCTAAGAGCTTAAGACATAACTTAAATGCGAACTTCTCAATGGATTTGGGTAGCATCTTTACAATTGGTGCTAACTTAACGTACACCAATCAGATTATCAGTGGTGATTTTTCTGACGGATATGCCAACAACTCATCTGGTAACTTTAGTCAGTGGTTCCACAGAGATTTGGACATTAATATCTTAAAAGAATTGTCTTCTATTAGAACTCCCATCGGAACCATTCCTTCTTGGAACTTCCGTAGAAACCCAGGTTCTTGGAGTGCAGCAGCACCTCAGAACAGTGTTTGGGCAGGTAACTACTGGTACAATCCTTTCACTTATTTTGAAAACATCGACTTAAAACAGCGTCGTGATCGTTTGTATGGTGACGTTAACTTAACCGTTAAGTTTTCTAAAAACTTGAAATTCAAGGGTAGCATCCGTAAGGATCAGTTCAATGGTAACGTGGAAAACATTATCCCTAATATTTTACAGTCTTCTGGTGGACAAACTGGTGTGTTGGCTTCTTATGGAACCAGCAATACCATCAACAACGAATGGAACTTTGAAGGTATTTTGTCTTACAATAATACATTCGGTGATTTCGTAGTTGCAGCGAACGTAGGTGCGAACCGTTTGAATATCCGTAACAGAGCGGTATCAATGAGTACCAACAACGGCTTAAACGTTCCTGGTTTATATGCTATCAGCAACTCTAAGACAACCCCTACTATTTCAAACACTCGTGCTGATCAGCAAGCGAATTCTTTGTTTGCATTCGGTGATGTGGAATATAGAAAGTTCTTGAGCTTAACTTGGGCAGTACGTAACGACTGGTTCTCTACCTTACCTAGCAGCAACAATTCCTTGTTGTCTCCTTCAGTAGGTGGTGCTTTCGTTTTCTCTGAGTTCACAAAGAATGCTTTGCCTTGGTTAAACTTTGGTAAAGTGTTTGGATCTTGGGGTAAGAAGCCTAAGGCTTTAAACCCTTATGCTTTGAACTTGAACTATTCTGTAAACCCATTATTATGGGGTAGCAATTTCTTAATGTCTACGCCTGATGGTTCTCCAGATGCAAGCCTTCGTGGTGCATTAACTACTACTTGGGAAGCTGGTTTAGATTTACGTTTTGCTAAGAACAAGGTTCGTATGAATCTTACTTACTATAACGAGAACAACAAGAACGAGCCTCTAGCGGTATCTGTTTCTGGTGTTTCTGGTTTTACTTCTCAAACAATCAATGCTGCATGGGTTAGCCGTTCAGGTCTTGAATTGGAATTGGGTGTAGACATCATGAAGAAGAAAAACTTCAACTGGACTGTAAATACAACTGCTGCTTACTTGTTAGACAACAAGGTTAAAGCATTGGCTCCAGGTTTAACCAGCTATACTTTAGCAGGTGGTTCATTCGGTACTCGATTTGCCCGTGCTTTCCACTTTGTGGGTCAGCAGTGGGGTATGTTAAGAGGTGGTGGTATCAAGCGTAATGCGGATGGCCAACCCTTGATTACTACCAACGGATTCAGCGGTGGTTTAGGCTGGTACCAAGCAGATGCAACCAAAGATTGGGGTTCTGTAGTTCCTAAGTTAACTGGAGGTTTACAAAACTTCTTCAGCTACAAGAATTTCAATGTTGGTTTAACATTTGACTATCAATTTGGCGGACGTTTCTTCTCTCTATCTGAGCAGTGGGGAACTTTCTCTGGATTGTTAGATAAAACAGGTGGTTTAAATGATAAGGGTAACCCAATCCGTGATGCAGTTTCTGCAGGCGGTGGTGTTCATGTAACCGGTGTAGATGCTAGAGATGGAAGAACTCCTGTAGACATCTATGTAGATGCTTACGATTATTTCCACCAGTTCTACTTCCAGCAAATTGCTGAGCCATTTGTACACAAATTGTCTTATGCAAAATTGCGTGAGTTTAGCTTAGGCTACTCTATCCCAACACAAAAACTAGGGAAGTTTGGTAAATCTATCCAAGGTGCTTCAGTTGCTTTAACTGCACGTAACTTGTTCTTTATCTTCAGAGACTCTAAGAACTTTGATCCTTCTGAAATCAGTGGTGTTCAAGGGGAAGATGGTCAGATGCCAGGTGCAAGAACCATTGGAGTTAACGTTAAGGTATCATTCTAA
- a CDS encoding bifunctional 5,10-methylenetetrahydrofolate dehydrogenase/5,10-methenyltetrahydrofolate cyclohydrolase, with the protein MLVLDGKLASAAVKENLKKKTAELREKGLPAPHLAAILVGNNGASETYVASKVKNCEETGFESTLIRLPEDCTETVLLDTIQSLNQDPNIDGILVQLPLPKHISEEKVIETIDPRKDVDGFHPSNIGRLVQGLPTFIPATPYGILLMLEHFNIPTKGKHAVVIGRSNIVGRPMSILLSSNIPQGNCTVTLCHSHTPNLKEICQQADILVAALGKPEFVTPDMVKPGAVIIDVGITRVEDATAKKGFRIKGDVNYTAVSEVASAITPVPGGVGLMTIAGLLKNTLQAYLNNRG; encoded by the coding sequence ATGTTAGTACTAGATGGCAAGCTGGCTTCGGCAGCTGTAAAAGAAAATCTGAAGAAAAAGACCGCTGAATTACGTGAAAAAGGCCTACCCGCCCCTCATTTGGCAGCTATATTGGTGGGGAACAATGGCGCCAGCGAGACCTATGTGGCCAGCAAAGTAAAAAACTGTGAAGAGACGGGATTTGAGTCAACTTTGATCCGCCTGCCAGAAGATTGCACAGAAACTGTACTATTAGATACGATACAATCCCTTAACCAAGACCCCAATATTGACGGGATATTAGTGCAATTGCCACTACCCAAGCATATTAGTGAAGAAAAAGTGATAGAAACCATTGATCCCCGTAAAGACGTGGATGGGTTTCATCCCAGCAATATCGGTCGTTTGGTGCAAGGCCTACCTACTTTTATTCCTGCCACTCCTTATGGTATATTATTAATGCTAGAACATTTTAATATTCCTACAAAAGGAAAACATGCGGTGGTGATTGGTCGCAGTAATATTGTGGGCAGACCCATGAGCATACTATTAAGTAGCAACATACCGCAAGGCAATTGTACGGTAACCCTTTGCCATTCGCATACACCCAACCTAAAAGAAATCTGTCAACAGGCAGATATATTGGTGGCTGCTTTGGGTAAACCAGAATTTGTTACCCCTGATATGGTAAAACCCGGAGCAGTAATTATAGATGTGGGTATTACCCGTGTTGAAGACGCAACTGCTAAAAAGGGTTTTAGAATCAAAGGTGATGTGAACTACACTGCTGTGTCCGAAGTAGCCAGTGCTATCACACCTGTACCAGGTGGCGTGGGATTAATGACTATTGCAGGATTATTAAAGAATACTTTACAGGCTTACTTAAATAACAGAGGATAA